CCGGAATATTCGCAGGAGGGATGCTAGGATTATTTTTACTAGGCCTGATTGCGAAGAAAGCATCTAACCGTTCGGCTATTATCGCTGTAATCATGGGCGTGGTACTCATTGTATGGATGTCCCTATCTTATCTATTGCCTGCGGAACTCGATTATCTTAAATATCCATTACATACAAATCTAATTATCGTTTTCGGAACACTTACAATTTGCTTAGTTGGCATTTTAGTGAAAGATAAAAAGCAACGTAAATAATTAACCTAACATATCTTTTATCTCTATGAATAAACCTAAAAAATTTATTCCTGTCATGCTCATGCCTTTTCAGGAGAACTTAGCTATCGACTATGTAGCACTAGAAAAGTTGATTGATTTTTATTTAGATGCCGGTGCTGCTGGATTATTTGCAAATTGTTTGTCCAGCGAAATGTTTCAACTTAGCAAAGCTGAAATGTTGGAATCTGTGAATTTTATTGTCGAGCATGTTGATGGTCGAGTTCCGGTGGTGGCGACAGGAACCTTTGAGGAGCCTATCGATAAACAGGCAGCTTTTATCAAAGAAATCTATGCTACGGGTATCGACAGCGTTATTGTCATAACAAGCCTCCTTGCGCAGGAAAATGACAGCAATGAACAGTTTGAAAAGAATGTTCTAGAACTAATACAAAAAACGGACAATGTACCACTCGGGTTTTATGAATGTCCAGTGCCTTACAAAAGACTTATTGAACCTACATTTTTAGGAAAACTCGTAAAAAGCGGCCGAGTCAAGTATCATAAAGATACTTCCTTAGATATCGATCATATTGAGCGTAAATTA
The DNA window shown above is from Sphingobacterium hotanense and carries:
- a CDS encoding dihydrodipicolinate synthase family protein — its product is MNKPKKFIPVMLMPFQENLAIDYVALEKLIDFYLDAGAAGLFANCLSSEMFQLSKAEMLESVNFIVEHVDGRVPVVATGTFEEPIDKQAAFIKEIYATGIDSVIVITSLLAQENDSNEQFEKNVLELIQKTDNVPLGFYECPVPYKRLIEPTFLGKLVKSGRVKYHKDTSLDIDHIERKLTYTNSTFDFGLFDAYMVHAVNSLKLGSAGLSCIQGNYFPELIVWLCENYDDVAQQTKVEAVQQFLIDQMDVMHYAYPISAKYYLKEQGFPIEQHTRRTDIEAFDNKVGEALDKLKMDYQVLRTIIDN